In the Ipomoea triloba cultivar NCNSP0323 chromosome 6, ASM357664v1 genome, one interval contains:
- the LOC116021992 gene encoding tubulin alpha-4 chain, translating to MRECISIHIGQAGIQVGNACWELYCLEHGIQPDGQMPSDKTVGGGDDAFNTFFSETGAGKHVPRAVFVDLEPTVIDEVRTGPYRQLFHPEQLISGKEDAANNFARGHYTIGKEIVDLCLDRIRKLADNCTGLQGFLVFNAVGGGTGSGLGSLLLERLSVDYGKKSKLGFTIYPSPQVSTSVVEPYNSVLSTHSLLEHTDVAVLLDNEAIYDICRRSLDIERPTYHNLNRLISQVISSLTASLRFDGALNVDVNEFQTNLVPYPRIHFMLSSYAPVISAEKAYHEQLSVAEITNSAFEPSSMMVKCDPRHGKYMACCLMFRGDVVPKDVNAAVATIKTKRTIQFVDWCPTGFKCGINYQPPTVVPGGDLAKVQRAVCMISNSTSVAEVFSRIDHKFDLMYCKRAFVHWYVGEGMEEGEFSEAREDLAALEKDYEEVGAEMDEGDDGDDEDYC from the exons ATGAGAGAGTGCATTTCAATCCACATTGGTCAGGCCGGTATTCAGGTCGGAAATGCTTGCTGGGAACTTTACTGCCTCGAGCACGGCATTCAG CCTGATGGCCAGATGCCTTCTGACAAGACAGTTGGAGGAGGTGATGATGCATTCAACACCTTCTTCAGTGAAACTGGAGCCGGAAAGCACGTTCCTCGTGCTGTGTTTGTTGATCTGGAACCCACTGTCATTGATGAGGTGAGGACCGGACCATACAGACAATTGTTTCACCCTGAGCAACTGATCAGTGGCAAGGAAGATGCCGCCAACAACTTTGCCCGAGGCCATTACACAA TTGGGAAGGAGATTGTTGATCTTTGCTTGGATAGGATCCGTAAACTTGCTGACAACTGCACTGGTCTTCAAGGATTTCTTGTCTTCAATGCTGTGGGTGGAGGCACTGGTTCAGGCCTGGGATCTCTTCTGCTTGAGCGTCTCTCTGTTGACTATGGAAAGAAATCAAAACTTGGTTTCACCATTTACCCTTCACCCCAGGTTTCAACCTCTGTTGTTGAGCCATACAACAGTGTCCTGTCAACCCATTCCCTTCTCGAGCACACTGATGTGGCAGTTCTTCTTGACAATGAGGCCATTTATGACATCTGCCGCCGCTCCCTTGACATTGAGCGCCCAACCTATCACAACCTTAACCGCCTTATTTCACAG GTTATCTCTTCATTGACTGCCTCTCTCAGGTTTGATGGTGCCCTCAATGTTGATGTGAATGAATTCCAGACCAACCTTGTGCCCTACCCAAGGATTCATTTCATGCTTTCCTCATATGCCCCTGTCATATCAGCTGAGAAAGCCTACCATGAACAACTCTCTGTTGCTGAGATCACCAACAGTGCTTTTGAGCCATCATCTATGATGGTCAAGTGCGACCCTCGCCACGGCAAATACATGGCATGCTGCCTGATGTTCCGTGGTGATGTGGTGCCCAAGGACGTGAACGCTGCTGTGGCTACCATCAAGACCAAGCGTACCATCCAGTTTGTGGATTGGTGCCCAACTGGATTCAAGTGCGGTATCAACTACCAGCCACCAACTGTCGTTCCCGGAGGCGATCTTGCCAAGGTGCAGAGGGCTGTTTGCATGATCTCCAACTCCACCAGCGTTGCGGAGGTGTTCTCTCGCATTGACCATAAGTTCGACCTCATGTACTGCAAGCGTGCTTTCGTGCACTGGTATGTTGGTGAGGGTATGGAGGAAGGAGAATTCAGTGAAGCTCGTGAGGATCTTGCTGCCCTGGAGAAAGACTATGAGGAGGTTGGTGCTGAGATGGACGAAGGAGATGATGGCGATGATGAAGACTACTGCTAG
- the LOC116021984 gene encoding amino acid permease 6, producing the protein MAVSKNPNPMYVEEGGEILKNFDDDGREKRTGTLVTASAHIITAVIGSGVLSLSWAIAQLGWAAGPAVLAAFSLITFFTSALLADCYRSPGPVSGTRNYTYMDVVRAHLGGVKVQLCGLAQYANLVGISIGYTITASISMVAVKKSNCFHKNGHDADCSVPSYPFMIIFAAIQLFLSQIPNFHELSWLSIVAAVMSFAYSSIGIGLSIAKVAGHGPEAKTTLTGVVAGVDVTGADKVWRSFQAIGNIAFAYAYSTVLIEIQDTLRSHPPENKVMKKASAIGVSTTTLFYVMCGCIGYAAFGNDAPGNFLTGFGFYEPFWLIDIANICIAVHLVGAYQVFCQPLFSFVELHCKERYPNSKFITAETAVQLPLVGEYYINGFRLVWRTAFVIVTAVVAMILPFFNDFLGLIGAASFYPLTVYFPIEMHIAQAKIRKYSFRWTWLKILSWSCLVVSLVAAAGSIQGLVSSVKKFKPFH; encoded by the exons ATGGCTGTGTCAAAGAACCCTAACCCTATGTATGTGGAAGAAGGTGGAGAGATTCTCAAGAACTTCGACGACGACGGGCGCGAGAAAAGAACTG GTACGTTGGTGACGGCAAGTGCACACATCATCACGGCCGTGATTGGGTCCGGAGTTCTCTCTCTGTCGTGGGCTATAGCGCAGCTTGGATGGGCCGCCGGACCCGCCGTGCTGGCGGCGTTTTCGCTCATTACATTCTTCACTTCCGCCTTGCTTGCCGACTGTTATAGATCTCCGGGCCCCGTCTCCGGCACCAGAAACTATACATACATGGATGTCGTCCGTGCACACTTGG GTGGCGTGAAGGTTCAACTATGTGGATTAGCTCAGTACGCTAATCTCGTAGGGATTTCTATTGGATACACTATTACTGCTTCCATCAGTATGGT GGCTGTAAAAAAGTCGAACTGTTTCCATAAGAACGGGCACGACGCCGATTGCTCGGTTCCGAGTTACCCTTTCATGATAATCTTTGCCGCAATCCAACTTTTTCTTAGCCAAATTCCGAATTTCCATGAGCTTTCATGGCTCTCCATCGTGGCGGCCGTCATGTCGTTCGCCTACTCTTCAATCGGTATCGGCCTCTCCATAGCCAAAGTTGCCGGCCACGGGCCGGAGGCGAAGACGACCTTGACGGGGGTGGTGGCCGGCGTCGACGTCACCGGAGCTGATAAAGTATGGCGGAGCTTTCAAGCCATCGGAAACATCGCGTTCGCCTATGCTTATTCCACCGTCCTGATTGAGATTCAG GATACTTTGAGATCACACCCGCCGGAAAACAAGGTGATGAAGAAAGCGTCGGCCATCGGAGTGTCCACCACCACCTTATTCTACGTCATGTGCGGTTGCATTGGCTACGCCGCCTTCGGAAACGACGCTCCGGGGAATTTCCTCACCGGCTTCGGTTTCTACGAGCCCTTCTGGCTAATCGACATCGCCAACATCTGCATCGCCGTCCACCTTGTCGGAGCTTACCAG gTTTTCTGTCAGCCATTATTCAGCTTCGTGGAGCTTCATTGCAAGGAGCGATATCCGAACAGCAAATTCATAACGGCGGAAACGGCGGTCCAGTTACCGTTGGTCGGAGAGTATTACATAAACGGTTTTAGGCTGGTGTGGCGGACGGCGTTCGTGATCGTGACGGCGGTGGTGGCGATGATACTTCCGTTTTTCAACGATTTCTTGGGGCTGATAGGGGCGGCGTCGTTTTATCCGTTGACGGTGTATTTCCCCATAGAGATGCACATCGCGCAGGCGAAGATTCGCAAGTATTCGTTCCGATGGACATGGCTGAAGATTCTGAGCTGGTCTTGCCTCGTGGTGTCGCTGGTTGCCGCCGCCGGATCTATACAGGGCCTTGTCAGCAGTGTCAAGAAGTTTAAGCCTTTCCATTAG